acaTCTCATTCAAATGAATAGTTATTCCACCAAACCAAACTAATCGTAATATCTTATCTCAAGTCAATAGTTCTATTCTTAAAACTAGAACCTTCTCATCCAATACACAACCTCGTGATCATCTAATACACAACCTCCTGATCATCTAGTCCGGACTATCAATTTTTCAACAAGGACATGGCTGTATGGTTGGCCacgcaaaaaaaataaaaaaaacaagaagaaaaaagaaaaaggatagAGAACAAAGAAAAGAAATTGTTATAGTGTTATACATGTTTCctctttctttcttgtttctaaGAAGATGAATGTGTTGGATAGagtacttttatttttcaatagtCTCACTGAactttgaaaatattagaaaaaggaaaaaaaagtgtCAAGGAATACTCATTTTCATGTTTAattatctaaaaaaataaaaaaaataaaattttgattttacacatcattagtatttgatttttcataatttttagttCTATTAAAAtaggttttcattttttttttatagaatttaacagaagaaaaatataagagaaaataagtttctttcttatttttcctttcatttccttttcccATGTAACATACCTGAGTGAATTGGGACTTGAAAGCCCTCACATTTCACTTGGTATGAGTATAGTGTCGGCAAGAGTGAATTGAAATCGGGCAAAATtctttttcatttaaaatttaattttatttaattttttttcattcgCAAATCAGTGACCATTTGAAGTATCGTTCTATCATTTTGAAAAGGAGTACATGCACAAAGTCACAATTTTAAAAAAGAACTACTAAAATCTAAGCCTGAGATGTAGCAATAATGCAATAGAGCAAAGCTAGCATATGAGGATGCAGAAATGGCTCCTAGGCCTCTTTGTTTCTTGTAGACAGGGACAAGAGAGCAACGACTGGGCATGATCCCATCATTCAAAGACTGCATCTGGTAGTGAAAGCCACGGGACCCTCCGCCACTAAAGTAACTCTGCCTCCCCTTTCCATGTCAACCAAAAGTTAACGTGTCTTCCAAAATCCCATGATGgggacctctctctctctctaaaaattaaATGTTGTCTAGGTCTTGTTTAGAAATTGAGAAACGTTGGGAGAAGGAAAAGaaatacaaaattttttttcatattttcatatatgATTGTCatgaaaagtaagaaaaaaaaatctaaaattaatcaattttttaattttacacattattaacatTTGATTACTACAAAAATTAAAGTCAAATCAATAAAATAGAAGACCAACATAGATTTGATTGTCACTGTTCTTATATTATTCTAACTTTCATGGCCTCCCAATCTCCTTATAGGAGGCTGGGATTCAAATTCCAGTTGATGCAAAAGTTGAAACCTTAACTCTCATGAATGAATACATTCAAACCTTTCGATGCGATATGTGTAAATTAAATCTCGCATGAGTCCCTATATGGGTAGAAATATGCTAGCCATTAGTATCTCGAGAGGCATCACGACAAGGCAGGCCTAGTGTGAATCccacaatatatataaaaagtGCTAGCCTACTTAAGATTTGTATCCCATGCCAGCCCCTACGTTTTGTTGAGACACCTCTCTAAACACGAAGCCTGTAAAGACAAATACCaccaatatacatatatgtaaagGCACGAGACAATCTTGATTATTTTTGCTTTGCTCTATAACCCTACCATACATGGGACAAGTGGAAAAGTGAAAAACAGAGGTGGGATTAGATTGGTGAGGTCTTAATTATGCAAAAAAAGAGGTCTAATGAAACATAAAGCTATAAAGTCTTTATAAAGATGACAAGGTTGTTCCTCAATCCTCTCGTTCTTTTATAATCCCACCAGTTTAGCCTAAAAGAAGCTTGAATCAAAAATTCTTTTCAACTCTAACAAAGACCAAAAAgaacacaaaaacaaaaatagattCCCATTCTTATTCCAGGATTTGCTTTTCCTCACCCAATATTTAAAGGATTATAATAGGAAGAATTAAAGATAAAGATATAgtgggaaatttttttaaaaaaaaaaacaatttaaaaatcATGTTAGTGTGTACTAAAAAGCACAAATCTAAAGATAGGTCCTGGGGGTAGTTCAGgggaaaaaaattatacaaactacagaaaattcacacacacacacacatatatatagagagaaagagagagagagagagagagagagagagagagagagagagagagagagagagaagcagcagcagcagcactaGCACTGTCCAGTGTCCATAAAAACAGAGACACAGATTAAGAACCCAGCTATGGCTATAGTGCGGTTTTGGGGAAAATGGTTCACTGAACTAGTGACAGCAGTAGTGGCTGGATGCATGCATGAACTTTTGGCCTTACAAACAAAAGAGATGGAAATAAGAGAAGGAATGGAGCTAAGGACAATATCAAAGATCACAACAGATATTACAATCTCAATATTTCCTTAAGGAAGAAAAAATGAACCATAGTTAATATGGTAATAAATCAAACGAGTGAATAGGTACAGAAATGAAAAGAGGAAGCAGCTATTACTTGACTCACCACAAGAAGGGAAACCCAATTTTACCATACTTTTACCCTTTTTTAATCACCccctgtatatatataatacactGGAAATGGAGTGATTTGgtgaactaaaaattaaaatgataagAGTGAACATCTCAGAACAACCATTGCTCAAGTGTGCAGGTTTATGTAGTTCCAAGTGGGATGGGATGGGATGGTGATGGATGGGTCTTACAAAGCAAAGATAATAATTAAGATTTGTCAAACTTATGGAGGGGGCAAGAACGGTGATCACCCTCCTGATTAAGGAACTCTTAAATGACAGCAGAAGGAGCAAAGTTGAATGGTTTTGCAAGAATCAGGATTCAGGACCACCTGAGTTGGTCTCTTTTGTCCAAAGGTTCAAACCTCTATCCTGGTGCTCATAATTCCTATGCAGACTACTGGAAATAAACAAGCAATCTTTTTTGTAAGCAGGCCACAGGCACAAACATCCCCCACTTGCCCCTAGACTCTCAGACGACATATCCAAACAAAATCTTGTAAAAGAAACCCACATTTCCCAAAActaccatctctctctctctctctctagacatGGGCCTCTTATACCTTGCCTTCAGGCCTGCACAACAAGACAACCTTCTCTCCACCAATCCCCCTCTACTTTCCAGCCCAATTAAGAATGCAGCAAAGTCCAGAAACAAACAAACCAAttaaatatgagagagagagagagagagagagtcgtccTCCTTTGATCATCACAGCTCAGCGGTAGCATAAATTATAAATGCATACAAAATAAAGCAAATAAGGTGGAAATTACAACTACCCATTTTGCCCAAACAGCTAAGCTTCTGTCTCATGCAAGAAAACCAAGAGCATCCAGCCATGGAAGCTGAGGACCTGTTGGAGATGCTGAGGTAAGGTCTTGCTGGCTCAGCTGTCATGACCCCATAAGAGGAAGAGTCCCATCTTTCTATACAAAAACAGCACTGACTCCTTTCTTTACAGATCAGATGACAAAAAAAAGGCAAAAAGGAAGACCGTGTGAATTGGAGGAGACTTTAAACTGATGGATTGGTAACTATCTTTTCTTTAATTTTGATCCCCCTCAATAATGATGTCTTCCAGTACCTGCCCAATTTAAGGTCACCTCATCCCATCAATATCCATGTTGTAAAACCAGAATTTACAGGCAGTAACAACAACCCAAATGGGCATTGATTTTTTGGCAGAGGCAGCAATAGTAAGAGTGATGATCTGTGTATGTCCAAAGATATTTACATGAAAGGCATGGAATCACCTCTTCTAGCTGATGGCAGTTGTTGCTGTGGGTTGAGTACTTATCTAGTTTCTTTCTAATCACTGTTTCTTTCTGCCGGAGGACTAGAATTTGAAAGTACACAGATGGCTTCAAGATTTATGTTAAATCAATGCTGAACATGAATAAACATGGTGTCAGTTAGCAACTAAAGGAGGAGCAATAACTTGAGTTTTTTATGTTTGCTACAGAATCACCTTCCCTTTCCTTCCGCAAAGGTGGGGCACTGCAAAAAGCCAATGAGTTGTCTTCTGATCACTTCTTCAGATTCCAGTAACATTGGCTCTTATCACACTATTGATTCCCCAAGTCAATTCATGAGATTGGATGGTTAGCATTTCTCAGCACTTGTCGATTCAAGTCATACCACAATTGGTAGGAATAGTTAAGATTCCATTTTTTATAAGAAGATTTTCAAACAAATTGATCCTGGGTTTCCATTACTGCTACCAGATCTTGAGTTTTAACACTACATGATTCTATTTTTCACTTTTTATGATTTCTTGCTATAGAAATggataataaatttcaatatcttcAAATAAATTTGCAATTCCCTCCTCCTGCATCACAGGTTCAATGTTCAAGTTCATTGAAGGAGAATTGACGGCTTCACCAGATGTCATGGTCATCTGCAACAGTAGTTGGAGGTGCTGCGGGTGCATTTGCATTGGCAGCAATAATCATTGGGGTTGTGTGGTTTTGCAAGTTACATTGTAAAAAATCCTCAAACAAAAACTCAGAGACAGGTTCTTCAGAACCTTCTGCATTAGGTAAGGTTTAAATAATTTCCAATACTTACTATCTAGGTAGGACTTAATAGTCTCAACCAAAATTGCAGGGGAGTGGAACAGAGGTGGTGGATCAGGTTCAGCAGCAGCTCAGCCTTCATTAGGACAACCTGGGGAAAGGCAGTTCACAATGGAAGAGTTGGAGCAAGCCACCAAGAATTTCAATGAAAGCAATCTCATTGGATGTGGCAGTTTTGGATTGGTTTATAAAGGTTTGCTTAGTGATGGGACTGTTGTGGCTATCAAAAGGCGACCGGGTGCTCCTAGACAAGAATTTGTTTTAGAGGTGTAATTATACTCCAACACACAGCTCACTTCAACAGACAACAATGTTCTCTCCTGTACATAGTAGTTTAGAAGTTTCACTCCCTCTCACTTTCCCTCTCACCCAGCCACTCTCCCTCTCTTACAAACACACtcccccccttctctctctctctctctctctctcacacacacacacacacacacacacacactctcactcactcactcactcactcactcataTTAGGGCATTTTGAAAAAATGGACCACAAATTTTAGACATCTGTTCCCTTAGGCAACAGATGACTGGCTTTAATCAAAAGCACGGACAATTTGTTTTTCTTATGTCAGAAGTGTTCAAAGATTTTTGCAGCTTCATTTAATAAATGTTTCAACTTCCACCTTAAAAATATCTGCTTAGAGATCTAAAGTCTCAGAGTTTGTATAGATAAACCGTTTTATTTGAACAAACAGGTAGCAAATTTGTCGGAGATTCGGCATCGTAATCTAGTCGCCCTTCTGGGTTACAGCCAGGAAAGCAGGACTCAAATTTTAGTTTTTGAATATCTACCAAACGGCAGCATATGCAATCATTTATATGGTATGACTCttattaaaatcaatttgaatggTTGTGCATTAAAGACACGTTGGCACATTTAACTGTTTTGAAGATTCTGGACAAGATTCAACAGCAAAACTAGAGTTCAAGCAAAGACTATCCATAGCTCTTGGGGTGGCTAAAGGTAGATTTCAAAGTTTTGACGTGGGTGTTTTGAAATGACAAAGAATTAAGAAAAGGTGCTGAAGAGACTGTATTTTCTACTACAGGTCTATGCCATTTGCACTCCCTAAAACCTCCTTTGATACACAAGAACTTCAAAACAGCAAATGTGTTGGTCGATGAGAACTTCATTGCTAAGGTTGCAGATGCAGGGATTTCCAAACTCCTTGAAAAGATAGACGATGCGGGTCCATCACACACaactaatatcaatattttcaGAGATCCAGAGTAAATCGTCCTTCTGGTTGCAGTTTGTTTGCTTAAATAGGTACATAGCTGTCATGTATAATTAGTCTTTAATTCATGCTGATATCCAGGGTAGAAGAATCAGGAAGCATGTCTGAAATAAGTGATGTATACAGCTACGGAGTATTCCTTTTGGAACTCATAACTGGACGAGAGACTTCAAATATTGACTTCTTCAGATATGAAGGGAACTTAATCCACTGGGTAAGAAGGAATAATTTCTACAACTTATTTTCCCTAGGAGTTTTTATTTCTCATTCTCATAGCAAAACTCTGAGATTTGGGAAGAGCACAATGCCTTTGGTCACCAATTCAGTATTTTCAGGAAACTAGGACAGTTGTCATTTTTGGTGTCGGAACTCTAAAACAAAATGTTGCAGGGTTACCATGATGAACTAGTTCATAAGACTTTGTGTGGTTTGGATGACTTTTGGTATACAAGTTCAAGGCTTTTGGAGACACTAAGAAAGGTTTAATTGACTTATTTCATAATAGACATTTGAAGGCCATGGCTAACTGAGGGCAGGTTTGTTAGCCTCAGTTTTACAGAAACACATCAAACATACGTTCacagttataaaaaaaaaaaaggactccGTTTTAATACTCTCTGTTCAAGCACCTTATTGCTTTATTTGCAACTAAAACTTGTATAAAGGCTACAAAGCTTCAGTTTTCATTATTCTTGCATTTTGTGAAGGTGGAAAAAAGACTGAATTCAAACAAACTTGTGGACTGTCGGCTATTTGGAAGCTTCACCTTACAGGGAATGAAGGATTTGATCAATCTGACACTGCAGTGCATGAGTGTTCCAGGAAAGGGGCGACCTAAGATGGAAATTGTTGTGTTTGAGCTTGAACGGATTCATGAAAAAGAGATGGCACTAACAACAGGCATGGGTGAGGATACTACTATATTTACTTTAGGAAGCCAATTATTTACTTTGAAATGAGGAGAACCAGTGGGAACAGTCACTTTTCATGTCTTTTATTTTGAGCCAAGCTCATGCCACCATTAACTAGCAGCAAGCTCTTATTTGATTGTTCTGGGCAAGAAGGGAGCCTGAAGAAGAACAACTTGATCCATTTTATGAAGGTTTGGAATGTAAATTacgaaccttttttttttttttctttcaaaatatccTTCTAGATAAATGTTAGCTTGGAAGATCCACATGTGCGCCTTCAATTATCTAAAGCGGCAACAAGAAGAAAATTAATGTGGATGGCATTTTTCTGAACAGGTGAAATGATAATAGCATGCTGACAAATAAAATATCATTGCAGTTAACCAAAATTATTTCAACAAATTTCAATTTGATGTCACATTACATTGCATAAATGTATAGATTATAGACAATATTGTGGCATACACACAATCAAAGAAGTATCCAAGTTTCACTTTCCATTCTTGTCAAAAATTGCAGACTCAGACACTATGCTACAATAATAAAAGGTTTGCTACACTTTGTTAGGAACAATTAACCATGAGTGCCCAATCCCTGACTACAAATCCACTATACACGAAGGTAATTCAACAGAAGTAGATATGTTCTCCAGACATCACTGTTGGAAAAGTGCAGTAAACTACTAACAAAACAATTATGCATACAGATCCATTCACCATCATAATGCAGAAAAGATAATACATAGATTGAATTAAGTAGGTCgctcaagaaaaacatataaaaagcGAACGGGAAATTGAGGATCTCAACAGGGCATAAAAAAAATCTTACAAGTAATCCATCGCATAATCATAAAGTGTATCAAGAGAACCAAAATTCTCAAGGTTTGCAAATCCTTGCATATTTTTTAAGCGCCTTGCTCACTATGATTTTATCAGAAGTATCTTCTTGGCAGTATATTTGTGCTATGACTATATCAAACATCCTGGCTGCAAAACATTTGATAAGTTCCCATCACTTGCACAAGTCACCTCTAGAAAAGGCAATGGCAGGAAAGGCGTGTGAGCTACAAACATCACAACAATTCCTTGAAATGGTTAAGCATGCAAGTAAAATATGAGAGAATACAATTTCCAGAAAACTGACTTAATTACAATTCCCTCCTGCTCATCTATGCACCAAAAAAAGGAAAGGGGAAAACCCAAAcgcacatttatttatttattggggGTGGGGAGTGGGGATTGGGGATTAGGGAGGATTTGGCCTTTGAGAGAGTAGTTTCTTGAGAGATTTAAAAACCAAAGGACTTGTATATATCTCCCCCTCAATACACCATCTAATCCTATGGAAGGCAAACTTCTTCATCTGATCTTAACCAAATTCATCCAATTACATACACGAGGGACTTCTTCTGTCtactataaaaaataagaatTCCTTCAAAAAGGACTGCTCCAGCAAACATTCACAAGACATGTTTCTGTAAACAGTCCTTTTACTACTTCTCTCTTAGTTGCAAATTAATTCCAAATTTGGCGATCATTACATAATTAATAAATATCTTATTTCATGACTTTTGCAGATGCAGATCCGTTGTGCATGTGCTTGGAAATTATCATGGGATACATGGTAAGATCTCCTATCGTCAAGTGTTGGGATATTGCAAAGAGATTTGGCTTGGTGGGCTTGAACCAAGTTCTGTTAAGGGTGGCCCAACTGCATTAACCTTTTCTTAGCCACCTCGAGTATTCACCACATGTCGTCCACGGAACCTATCCTTCGACTTCGTGCAATTGAATTAAACTATTTGAAGGCAGCCCCAAAGCTGAGGATGGTGACTATCACCACTAGGACTCTTTCTACTACAACCCTAAAGTCCCTGGTCCTGCTCTATCATCATCCACAATTCTTATTAACCGGAAGAACTTTCAAATCAGAACTTATTTTTGTATGGGAATTGGACATCGAATTTACACAAATGCTACAACTACTGTGAACAAGATGAATAAGAAAAACTATTCCAAAAACAAAACAGTAAGAGTAAGACCCTAATATCTAATTGAGATCCACGATGATTCTTGTAGTGGGTCCACAAAGATCTCAGGGTATTCCACCAAAATCTCTTTCTTCTTGTCATCCGAGCTGAAATACATTTGGATCACAAGTGCACAATCATGGAAATTAAAGCAATTTTTTCGTAAGTCATGGTAAACCACAAAAtagctttctttttttttatttgaaagatCTACTAGGgcatttttacaattttttatttgaaCCCACTAAACCTCAATCACAATGACAACAAATTAGTTAAATAAGAGATTGTATAGTATCCTCGTTTTGAGACAAGACTGGAAATACCAGAAGAAATGAGGCGCAGGAGCAGAACGTCGCCGGAGTCTGAAGCTTTCTGTCTCAACCAATGAGAAGTTGTAGCAGAAGCCCTCCATGGCGAAGGACCCAAGCAGAGCAGAAAATTGTATCCAGCCGCAAGAACTGGGGCCGATCATCAAAGTTTGGTTAATGAATTTTTCTGGTTCAGTTTTGGTTCAATCTTTTTCACGATCCTTTATTATCCATTGAGTGAAATCACAAGATAATTACGcgaaaattatattatttaatagtgtttattattttatcttggtgcttatatttttatttagcaCCAGTAaagtttaaattaattaattttatttaattaaagttATCATGTAAAATAATTTAATCATGTTTATGGTTTATAGGATAAaaattaagatttaaaatttaaaattatttcttactAATTGTGAACTCTAAAGTCATTACTACTTTGAGAAtaagattttttcaaaatttttagcaCAAACTCCTAACACATAAtagtaatataaaatatatagttaaTTTAATGTTTTATCTATGTAAAGTGGTTCATAATTATTTCAAACAATTTCTATCTATCCCGTCCTCAtactatataattttttattatttaagacATGGTGCGGGCCCTGGCTAGTATTGATGGCGCAAAAAATAGATtatattttaagatttttaaataatttaatctTCAAAACATAAAAGCATTAGCATATTTATTGTGAAATATATGATTGCTTATTTATCTacctaaaataaaattcaaattccttttAAGAAAAATCTAAATTATCGACACGTGGCGGCTTAATGTATCAACATTGTGAGCTCCCACACCCGTCAAAAACCCGTTAAATCTTTTCCGCTTAATATTTTCTGCATTAGAGCTCGCCGGCAATGGCCTCCACATCCATTTGCTACTCCCCTCCCACTCTAGCTTGCCAGGTCTCACGAAACCCTCGCAAAACCTCTCCGAGAAACCCCTCTCGTAACCGTAACTCTAAGCCCAAGCCCAAGCTCAAATCTCGATCCACTTCCCACAAATGTCGACCGCTTCCGATTTCCTCCCCTGGCGACGAAGCCACCACCTACACTCGCCTCCCTCTCCGAGAAGACTTCTTTATCCCTTCTTTAGACCCCTCTAGTTTCCTCTCGACCGAGGTAAAGCTCTCGGACTCGGTCGCTGCAGTAGATACGAAGCCTCTGCTGAGTGAAATTGCGCGCGGAATTGACGAGTCGAGTAGCGAGGAAGAGGAGGTCGATGACGAATTAGGCCCGAATTATgagattttggaggagtttgagGGGGGCTGTGCGTCTGGAGATGAACTAGAGAATGTTACCGAAGGTGCGGCAGAGGAGGGAGAGGAGGAGACGGGGAAGAAGGAGAAGGGGATTCCGGCGGTGATGCGGTGTTTCGACCGGGCGAAGATCTATGTGAAGGCCGGAGATGGTGGGAACGGCGTTGTTGCATTTCGGCGCGAGAAGTTTGTGCCGTTAGGCGGGCCTTCGGGCGGGGACGGAGGGAGAGGTGGGAATGTGTATGTGGAGGTTGATGGGTCGATGAATTCACTGTTGCCGTTTCGGAAGAACATTCATTTTCGAGCGGGGAGGGGGGCACATGGACAGGGGAGTATGCAGGGTGGGGCTAGGGGAGAGGATGTGGTGGTGAAGGTGGCTCCGGGGACTGTCATTAGGGAGGCATATAAGAATGGGGCTGTGGGTGAAGTGCTTTTGGAATTGCTGCACCCTGGGCAGAGGGCATTGTTGTTGCCTGGTGGTAGGGGCGGGAGAGGCAATGCCTCGTTCAAGTCTGGATCAAACAAGGCGCCCAAAATTGCCGAGCGCGGAGAAGAGGGTTCTGAAATGTGagtccctctctcactctctattTCTCACACTCTCAAAGTGCATGTTTAGTGTTAGATGATTTTACTTGACTTAAAAACTTCGTTGTTCTACTTAATCTACACCCAACCCCTGCCAAAGAAAAGAAAACGTATGGTTCATGTCAGTAATGGATTCAGTCTTATGATTAGCAAGTGCAGCATTATTCATAGAACTATCCCTAAAATACTTATATTTGTAATATAAGTAACATATTACAGCAGAGGCGCACTACTTCTTTTCGTAGCCTAGATATTAGTCCTGTCCATCATTATAGAAACTTGTCTTCCCTCCTGCAAATGCCATTTCACTTTCACTCACTTTTTGGTTGCCAAACGTATGGGCGACTACTCTTAACAATTTTAGGAAATCTTGCTTCATAATCAAATTTATATAACAGACACATGAAAACTCAAGGttttattgttttaaaacatatttctataaATTTGACATTGTTCTCACTTCTCACCAACTTTTCCATTACAATCAAATGTGGTTATGGTTCACTAAATTTGACATTGTTCTCACTTCTCACCAACTTTTCCATTACAATCAAATGTGGTTATGGTTCACTCCAATAATGGACTCGGagttgggttttgtgtttaacaAGTGCAACATTCTTGATACAATGGTATCCGTTAAATTTGTACACTTGTAGGACACAGGGCTTGACAGAGACAGTTGAGAATGAGGAATGTTGTTCTTGGAGGCAGGCTTGACGGGGTGGTAAATTACGATGAGGGTGTTTAGACACGGGATAGGATAACGCTAGATAACCAGGTTTTAATTCGTATATTGCTTTTTTGCCAACCTTGTAGCCCAGGTAACCACTGCCACCTGGGTTGTGCACCTCAGTTGTGGCTAGTCAGCTACTAGATGTGAGTGAGAAGTTTTCAATTAGGTTATTTCTTTTAGGCTTGTAACATTTATTTCAATGAAGGTACCACTTTTTGGGGGCCTAGATATAGGTAATACCCATGGTTACCAAGCAACATAAACGTTTTCAATGCTGTAAATACCCTTATCATATTTATCTATCATCTAATAATGTGGTTCTTGATTCCATCCCCAATGTCTCTCACATCCACTTTTTAACTCATATCTTATATCATTCCTTGATACCAATAGTTGTAATCCAAATGGTGATAAATTGGATTACAAGCGTAGTTTCAAACTTGAAGAGGCAAGATTGGTTGAGTTTATTTGTGATTGCAAGTTGTAATTCCAGCCATGCTTATGGAACATGCAAATATATGAATCTAAAATAGATAGTTGATTGCATGTGCTGCTCCAACAAGTTAGTTCATTCCATTTATTGCCCATGCCATGCACAGTTCAATGGCGGACTTCAACTGTCGGTTACCATATGATAGTGCTTCTTTCTTCCCTCttcttctccccccccccccccccccaatttatttattttcaattctATGTTGTAATTTCAATATATCTTATGCTTATCAGAGTAGTAGGGATGGAGATTAGTCAAGTTGGGTATTATGATTGGTCAGTCTTAGTGGAGTGCTTCACCCCATCCCCCATcccattgaaaaataaaaaataaaaaataaaaaacaaagagaaaaCCAATCTTTCAAAATGGTACTTGGCATATGTTGATCCATTGTCCTTATTTGTCATGTTGGAAATAATCATATTCTTGATCAGGTGGTTGGGGTTAGAGCTGAAGCTGGTAGCAGATGTTGGTATAGTGGGTGCTCCGAATGCTGGGAAGAGCACACTTCTCAGCGTGATAAGTGCTGCACAGCCAACAATAGCAAATTACCCCTTCACAACTCTACTTCCAAATCTTGGTGTTGTTTCATTTGATTATGATGCTACTATGGTTGTAGCAGATTTGCCAGGTTTACTTGAAGGTGCACACCAGGGTTTTGGTTTAGGCCATGAGTTCCTACGGCACACTGAACGCTGTTCTGCCCTGGTATAGATCATCTCAAAAATTGTAGGTTCTTCATTATCAAATTATTAAGACTTCTAAGAGGCATGACTATTTGTGCATAATGATGATAAAAGCTAGGTGGATATTTAGTCTTATCATGACTTCTGTtacattataaattatattttggaTCTCGCATGAGCAAGTTGTATGTTTTGCCTTCTCTATGCTTTTTCTTGAGCAGCACTACTGCTAAAAAATCCTATTTACTGCTCTGCAGCTGGAACAAATTTTTACAGGCTGACCTTTTTTcgagaaaaaaaaatggttgcaATAGGATTTGTGCCGCTGTATGCATAAGAAGATATTGACATAATGTTGGTCAAATAAAAAAT
This genomic stretch from Malania oleifera isolate guangnan ecotype guangnan chromosome 3, ASM2987363v1, whole genome shotgun sequence harbors:
- the LOC131150269 gene encoding probable serine/threonine-protein kinase PBL15, which codes for MSWSSATVVGGAAGAFALAAIIIGVVWFCKLHCKKSSNKNSETGSSEPSALGEWNRGGGSGSAAAQPSLGQPGERQFTMEELEQATKNFNESNLIGCGSFGLVYKGLLSDGTVVAIKRRPGAPRQEFVLEVANLSEIRHRNLVALLGYSQESRTQILVFEYLPNGSICNHLYDSGQDSTAKLEFKQRLSIALGVAKGLCHLHSLKPPLIHKNFKTANVLVDENFIAKVADAGISKLLEKIDDAGPSHTTNINIFRDPEVEESGSMSEISDVYSYGVFLLELITGRETSNIDFFRYEGNLIHWVEKRLNSNKLVDCRLFGSFTLQGMKDLINLTLQCMSVPGKGRPKMEIVVFELERIHEKEMALTTGMGEDTTIFTLGSQLFTLK
- the LOC131150272 gene encoding GTP-binding protein OBGC, chloroplastic; its protein translation is MASTSICYSPPTLACQVSRNPRKTSPRNPSRNRNSKPKPKLKSRSTSHKCRPLPISSPGDEATTYTRLPLREDFFIPSLDPSSFLSTEVKLSDSVAAVDTKPLLSEIARGIDESSSEEEEVDDELGPNYEILEEFEGGCASGDELENVTEGAAEEGEEETGKKEKGIPAVMRCFDRAKIYVKAGDGGNGVVAFRREKFVPLGGPSGGDGGRGGNVYVEVDGSMNSLLPFRKNIHFRAGRGAHGQGSMQGGARGEDVVVKVAPGTVIREAYKNGAVGEVLLELLHPGQRALLLPGGRGGRGNASFKSGSNKAPKIAERGEEGSEMWLGLELKLVADVGIVGAPNAGKSTLLSVISAAQPTIANYPFTTLLPNLGVVSFDYDATMVVADLPGLLEGAHQGFGLGHEFLRHTERCSALVHIVDGSSQQPEYEFDAVRLELELFNPELAEKPFVVAYNKMDLPEAYEKWTSFRETLQARGIEPFCMSAVKREGTYEVISAAYKLLQRRKEASKEAAGWIETENLNHVAEMVNTRRKASMGDFEIFHDSDSNAWHVVGSGLQRFVQMTNWRYSESERRFQHVMEACGVNKSLVRRGIKEGDTVIVGEIEMVWHDYADSSSPSNGRKESGNSIRWPEFR